The proteins below are encoded in one region of bacterium:
- a CDS encoding GFA family protein translates to MSTGTCLCGTFQFSVTGTFGDVRYCHCNQCRRGNGTAFSANARVHRSQWTFEGPKDEISEFEHQPGKFKAFCSTCGSPLYARSSQDPDDIRVRLGGFAGNLDVNITGHVWTSCKSTWYSIEDSIPCHPEAITRLES, encoded by the coding sequence ATGTCAACCGGTACTTGCTTGTGTGGAACCTTCCAGTTCAGCGTGACCGGAACCTTTGGGGACGTGCGTTATTGTCATTGCAATCAGTGTCGGCGCGGAAATGGGACTGCGTTTTCAGCAAATGCCAGGGTCCACAGATCTCAATGGACGTTCGAAGGACCGAAAGACGAGATTTCCGAGTTTGAACATCAGCCGGGGAAGTTCAAGGCGTTTTGTTCCACGTGTGGATCCCCTCTCTATGCTCGATCATCCCAAGACCCCGACGATATTCGGGTCAGGCTCGGGGGGTTTGCGGGGAATCTCGATGTGAACATCACGGGGCACGTCTGGACATCCTGCAAATCGACCTGGTACTCCATTGAGGATTCGATTCCCTGCCATCCTGAAGCCATCACCCGACTCGAGAGTTGA